A region from the Acyrthosiphon pisum isolate AL4f chromosome A1, pea_aphid_22Mar2018_4r6ur, whole genome shotgun sequence genome encodes:
- the LOC100163602 gene encoding receptor-type tyrosine-protein phosphatase N2 isoform X2, giving the protein MIGPLIKVAFITTVLICGVHCERYIGRTLEWKKRTGCLFNRNVCSQRELCFDDHAFGKCIPKYDNGAGEYTYKLIMNNLMILREDMKFLYYNGYSWPHPFTQCVLQHRLKLIRYSLPPVDNSICNQYLRVPDGRQNDDGNFADFYKQPDVYVGAEDIGQDREYYPDIDYEYRRNIINRNRLQGTPLYLPWMPGSRQQQYEEDPSALVYGQPRFRPDYNTLEGFRAGEEMKDTVDDEWKKLRQMDMLSKGTDNSNKAYTEGGLVFLPKKGANGEEDEVMFSDFINNYDSESGWAGFKRPERLDVKKPGPFFKLNNFVKNDEGGEPKSSEDITKTVDATTLLGTNRKTDSEDNKSTNPKTSTKLTQDDFKTTYVSKIAPEEEKYGQKKEKTKDKMDDTDDDNYEVVDTSYVCIRLKEKISNPDRGEKLLKTLASIINVEFKSMVNARFEESEITFQILPSAGINVTELVKKIETMKNKFAKKTGYTIDFVSIGDKAKTPSVMMSSTYEDSKNFEWIFMSVAAVCAVVASAAALLIIRRHSRYKNKFEGLIGSSAEVSKDYQELCRARMSNKKEEPNAASQRIASLSKDPDNSPSSRSSTSSWGEEPVLSNMDISTGHMVLAYMEDHLNNKNRLDSEWAALCAYEAEPCAVNVARKPDNAKKNRYINALPYDHARVVINEYANMNNSDYINASTITDHDPRNPAYIATQGPLAETSADFWQMVWEQGCVVIVMLTRLVENDVVLCHRYWPEEGSELYHIYEVHLVSEHIWCDDYLVRSFYLKNLKTGETRTVTQFHFLTWPDGGVPNTTKALLEFRRKVNKSFRGRSCPIVVHCSDGVSRTGSYCLLDMVLNRMAKGAKEIDIAATLEHIRDQRSGAVATKAQFQMVLAAVAEEVQAILKALPQQQTPQPLPPPPPPAQH; this is encoded by the exons gTTGCTTATTTAACCGTAATGTTTGTTCTCAACGCGAATTGTGCTTTGATG atcATGCATTTGGCAAATGCATTCCAAAATATGATAATGGAGCCGGAGAATACAC gtacaaattaataatgaataacctTATGATTCTACGGGAAGATATGAAATTTCTCTACTACAATGGTTATAGTTGGCCGCATCCTTTTACACAATGCGTACTTCAACAtcgattgaaattgataagatatAGTTTACCACCAGTTGACAATTCGATTTGTAATCAATACTTAAGAGTACCTGACGGCAGACAA AATGATGATGGAAATTTTGCGGACTTCTACAAACAACCTGATGTGTATGTGGGTGCGGAAGATATTGGTCAAGATCGTGAATACTATCccgatatag ATTATGAATATCGTCGAAATATTATTAACCGAAATAGACTTCAAGGAACTCCTTTGTATTTACCGTGGATGCCAG GCTCTAGACAACAACAGTACGAAGAAGATCCAAGTGCGTTAGTTTATGGTCAACCAAGATTCCGCCCGGATTACAACACGCTGGAAGGATTTAGAGCAGGCGAAGAAATGAAGGATACTGTGGACGACGAGTGGAAAAAATTGAGACAAATGGACATGCTATCAAAGGGTACAGACAATTCCAATAAAGCTTATACGGAAGGTGGTTTAGTGTTCTTGCCGAAAAAGG GAGCTAATGGCGAGGAGGATGAAGTAATGTTTAgtgatttcattaataattatgattcagAATCGGGTTGGGCCGGATTCAAAAGACCCGAACGATTGGACGTTAAAAAACCAGGAccattctttaaattaaataatttcgta aaaaatgACGAAGGGGGTGAACCAAAATCATCAGAGGATATAACGAAAACTGTTG ATGCAACAACTTTGCTAGGAACAAACCGAAAAACGGATTCAGAggataataaatcaacaaatcCTAAGACATCAACAAAATTAACTCAAGATGATTTCAAAACCACTTATGTAAGCAAAATTGCACCAGAAGAAGAAAAATATGGACAGAAAAAAGAAAAGACAAAGGATAAAATGGATGATACGGATGATGATAATTATGAAGTGGTCGACACTTCTTATGTTTGCATCCGACTAAAAGAAAA gataAGTAATCCAGATAGAGGAGAGAAACTACTTAAAACGCTGGCAAGTATCATCAACGTTGAATTTAAATCTATGGTGAATGCTCG ttttgaaGAATCTGAGATTACATTCCAGATACTCCCAAGTGCTGGAATTAATGTTACAGaattagtgaaaaaaatagaaacaatgAAGAACAAATTCGCAAAGAAAACGGGTTATACCATTGACTTTGTGAGCATTGGAGATAag gccAAGACACCATCAGTGATGATGAGTTCGACATACGAAGACAGTAAAAATTTCGAATGGATTTTCATGTCAGTCGCAGCTGTGTGCGCGGTAGTAGCCTCAGCTGCggcgttattaattattagaagaCATTCaagatataaaaacaaatttgaggGGTTGATTGGTAGTAGTGCGGAAGTCAGTAAAGATTAtcag gaATTATGCCGAGCACGAATGTCGAATAAGAAAGAAGAACCGAATGCCGCGTCCCAGAGAATAGCAAGCTTGTCAAAAGATCCAGACAACAGTCCTTCTTCAAGGTCAAGCACGTCTTCGTg GGGAGAGGAACCGGTCTTATCGAACATGGATATATCTACCGGACACATGGTTTTG GCGTATATGGAAGATCATTTGAACAACAAGAACCGATTGGACAGCGAATGGGCAGCGCTATGTGCGTACGAGGCGGAACCGTGTGCGGTGAATGTCGCAAGAAAG CCGGACAACGCCAAGAAGAATCGTTACATCAACGCACTGCCATACGATCACGCCAGAGTTGTGATCAACGAGTATGCCAATATGAACAACTCGGACTACATAAACGCATCAACAATA ACTGACCACGATCCGCGTAACCCGGCGTACATTGCAACACAAGGACCGTTAGCCGAGACGTCGGCGGACTTTTGGCAAATGGTGTGGGAACAAGGCTGCGTAGTGATCGTCATGTTGACTAGACTGGTTGAGAACGACGTGGTGTTGTGTCACCGTTACTGGCCGGAAGAAGGATCGGAACTCTATCACATATACGAG gtgcaTTTGGTGAGCGAACACATATGGTGCGACGATTACTTGGTAAGGAGCTTTTATTTGAAGAATTTGAAAACCGGAGAGACCAGGACCGTTACTCAATTCCACTTCTTGACATGGCCAGACGGAGGCGTACCGAACACTACCAAAGCTCTGTTGGAGTTCCGCAG gaaagTAAACAAGTCGTTCCGTGGCAGATCTTGTCCTATTGTCGTGCATTGCAG CGATGGTGTTAGTCGTACTGGTTCGTATTGCCTATTGGACATGGTGCTTAATCGTATGGCGAAAGGAGCTAAGGAGATCGATATAGCTGCTACCCTGGAGCACATCCGTGATCAGCGTTCGGGAGCGGTGGCGACTAAGGCGCAATTCCAAATGGTTCTGGCCGCCGTGGCCGAAGAAGTGCAAGCCATATTGAAAGCTTTGCCCCAGCAACAGACACCTCAACCTTTACCTCCGCCTCCACCACCAGCCCAACATTGA
- the LOC100163602 gene encoding receptor-type tyrosine-protein phosphatase N2 isoform X5: MIGPLIKVAFITTVLICGVHCERYIGCLFNRNVCSQRELCFDDHAFGKCIPKYDNGAGEYTYKLIMNNLMILREDMKFLYYNGYSWPHPFTQCVLQHRLKLIRYSLPPVDNSICNQYLRVPDGRQNDDGNFADFYKQPDVYVGAEDIGQDREYYPDIDYEYRRNIINRNRLQGTPLYLPWMPGSRQQQYEEDPSALVYGQPRFRPDYNTLEGFRAGEEMKDTVDDEWKKLRQMDMLSKGTDNSNKAYTEGGLVFLPKKGANGEEDEVMFSDFINNYDSESGWAGFKRPERLDVKKPGPFFKLNNFVKNDEGGEPKSSEDITKTVDATTLLGTNRKTDSEDNKSTNPKTSTKLTQDDFKTTYVSKIAPEEEKYGQKKEKTKDKMDDTDDDNYEVVDTSYVCIRLKEKISNPDRGEKLLKTLASIINVEFKSMVNARFEESEITFQILPSAGINVTELVKKIETMKNKFAKKTGYTIDFVSIGDKAKTPSVMMSSTYEDSKNFEWIFMSVAAVCAVVASAAALLIIRRHSRYKNKFEGLIGSSAEVSKDYQELCRARMSNKKEEPNAASQRIASLSKDPDNSPSSRSSTSSWGEEPVLSNMDISTGHMVLAYMEDHLNNKNRLDSEWAALCAYEAEPCAVNVARKPDNAKKNRYINALPYDHARVVINEYANMNNSDYINASTITDHDPRNPAYIATQGPLAETSADFWQMVWEQGCVVIVMLTRLVENDVVLCHRYWPEEGSELYHIYEVHLVSEHIWCDDYLVRSFYLKNLKTGETRTVTQFHFLTWPDGGVPNTTKALLEFRRKVNKSFRGRSCPIVVHCSDGVSRTGSYCLLDMVLNRMAKGAKEIDIAATLEHIRDQRSGAVATKAQFQMVLAAVAEEVQAILKALPQQQTPQPLPPPPPPAQH; encoded by the exons gTTGCTTATTTAACCGTAATGTTTGTTCTCAACGCGAATTGTGCTTTGATG atcATGCATTTGGCAAATGCATTCCAAAATATGATAATGGAGCCGGAGAATACAC gtacaaattaataatgaataacctTATGATTCTACGGGAAGATATGAAATTTCTCTACTACAATGGTTATAGTTGGCCGCATCCTTTTACACAATGCGTACTTCAACAtcgattgaaattgataagatatAGTTTACCACCAGTTGACAATTCGATTTGTAATCAATACTTAAGAGTACCTGACGGCAGACAA AATGATGATGGAAATTTTGCGGACTTCTACAAACAACCTGATGTGTATGTGGGTGCGGAAGATATTGGTCAAGATCGTGAATACTATCccgatatag ATTATGAATATCGTCGAAATATTATTAACCGAAATAGACTTCAAGGAACTCCTTTGTATTTACCGTGGATGCCAG GCTCTAGACAACAACAGTACGAAGAAGATCCAAGTGCGTTAGTTTATGGTCAACCAAGATTCCGCCCGGATTACAACACGCTGGAAGGATTTAGAGCAGGCGAAGAAATGAAGGATACTGTGGACGACGAGTGGAAAAAATTGAGACAAATGGACATGCTATCAAAGGGTACAGACAATTCCAATAAAGCTTATACGGAAGGTGGTTTAGTGTTCTTGCCGAAAAAGG GAGCTAATGGCGAGGAGGATGAAGTAATGTTTAgtgatttcattaataattatgattcagAATCGGGTTGGGCCGGATTCAAAAGACCCGAACGATTGGACGTTAAAAAACCAGGAccattctttaaattaaataatttcgta aaaaatgACGAAGGGGGTGAACCAAAATCATCAGAGGATATAACGAAAACTGTTG ATGCAACAACTTTGCTAGGAACAAACCGAAAAACGGATTCAGAggataataaatcaacaaatcCTAAGACATCAACAAAATTAACTCAAGATGATTTCAAAACCACTTATGTAAGCAAAATTGCACCAGAAGAAGAAAAATATGGACAGAAAAAAGAAAAGACAAAGGATAAAATGGATGATACGGATGATGATAATTATGAAGTGGTCGACACTTCTTATGTTTGCATCCGACTAAAAGAAAA gataAGTAATCCAGATAGAGGAGAGAAACTACTTAAAACGCTGGCAAGTATCATCAACGTTGAATTTAAATCTATGGTGAATGCTCG ttttgaaGAATCTGAGATTACATTCCAGATACTCCCAAGTGCTGGAATTAATGTTACAGaattagtgaaaaaaatagaaacaatgAAGAACAAATTCGCAAAGAAAACGGGTTATACCATTGACTTTGTGAGCATTGGAGATAag gccAAGACACCATCAGTGATGATGAGTTCGACATACGAAGACAGTAAAAATTTCGAATGGATTTTCATGTCAGTCGCAGCTGTGTGCGCGGTAGTAGCCTCAGCTGCggcgttattaattattagaagaCATTCaagatataaaaacaaatttgaggGGTTGATTGGTAGTAGTGCGGAAGTCAGTAAAGATTAtcag gaATTATGCCGAGCACGAATGTCGAATAAGAAAGAAGAACCGAATGCCGCGTCCCAGAGAATAGCAAGCTTGTCAAAAGATCCAGACAACAGTCCTTCTTCAAGGTCAAGCACGTCTTCGTg GGGAGAGGAACCGGTCTTATCGAACATGGATATATCTACCGGACACATGGTTTTG GCGTATATGGAAGATCATTTGAACAACAAGAACCGATTGGACAGCGAATGGGCAGCGCTATGTGCGTACGAGGCGGAACCGTGTGCGGTGAATGTCGCAAGAAAG CCGGACAACGCCAAGAAGAATCGTTACATCAACGCACTGCCATACGATCACGCCAGAGTTGTGATCAACGAGTATGCCAATATGAACAACTCGGACTACATAAACGCATCAACAATA ACTGACCACGATCCGCGTAACCCGGCGTACATTGCAACACAAGGACCGTTAGCCGAGACGTCGGCGGACTTTTGGCAAATGGTGTGGGAACAAGGCTGCGTAGTGATCGTCATGTTGACTAGACTGGTTGAGAACGACGTGGTGTTGTGTCACCGTTACTGGCCGGAAGAAGGATCGGAACTCTATCACATATACGAG gtgcaTTTGGTGAGCGAACACATATGGTGCGACGATTACTTGGTAAGGAGCTTTTATTTGAAGAATTTGAAAACCGGAGAGACCAGGACCGTTACTCAATTCCACTTCTTGACATGGCCAGACGGAGGCGTACCGAACACTACCAAAGCTCTGTTGGAGTTCCGCAG gaaagTAAACAAGTCGTTCCGTGGCAGATCTTGTCCTATTGTCGTGCATTGCAG CGATGGTGTTAGTCGTACTGGTTCGTATTGCCTATTGGACATGGTGCTTAATCGTATGGCGAAAGGAGCTAAGGAGATCGATATAGCTGCTACCCTGGAGCACATCCGTGATCAGCGTTCGGGAGCGGTGGCGACTAAGGCGCAATTCCAAATGGTTCTGGCCGCCGTGGCCGAAGAAGTGCAAGCCATATTGAAAGCTTTGCCCCAGCAACAGACACCTCAACCTTTACCTCCGCCTCCACCACCAGCCCAACATTGA
- the LOC100163602 gene encoding receptor-type tyrosine-protein phosphatase N2 isoform X4 produces MIGPLIKVAFITTVLICGVHCERYIGCLFNRNVCSQRELCFDDHAFGKCIPKYDNGAGEYTYKLIMNNLMILREDMKFLYYNGYSWPHPFTQCVLQHRLKLIRYSLPPVDNSICNQYLRVPDGRQNDDGNFADFYKQPDVYVGAEDIGQDREYYPDIDYEYRRNIINRNRLQGTPLYLPWMPGSRQQQYEEDPSALVYGQPRFRPDYNTLEGFRAGEEMKDTVDDEWKKLRQMDMLSKGTDNSNKAYTEGGLVFLPKKGWIFIGANGEEDEVMFSDFINNYDSESGWAGFKRPERLDVKKPGPFFKLNNFVKNDEGGEPKSSEDITKTVDATTLLGTNRKTDSEDNKSTNPKTSTKLTQDDFKTTYVSKIAPEEEKYGQKKEKTKDKMDDTDDDNYEVVDTSYVCIRLKEKISNPDRGEKLLKTLASIINVEFKSMVNARFEESEITFQILPSAGINVTELVKKIETMKNKFAKKTGYTIDFVSIGDKAKTPSVMMSSTYEDSKNFEWIFMSVAAVCAVVASAAALLIIRRHSRYKNKFEGLIGSSAEVSKDYQELCRARMSNKKEEPNAASQRIASLSKDPDNSPSSRSSTSSWGEEPVLSNMDISTGHMVLAYMEDHLNNKNRLDSEWAALCAYEAEPCAVNVARKPDNAKKNRYINALPYDHARVVINEYANMNNSDYINASTITDHDPRNPAYIATQGPLAETSADFWQMVWEQGCVVIVMLTRLVENDVVLCHRYWPEEGSELYHIYEVHLVSEHIWCDDYLVRSFYLKNLKTGETRTVTQFHFLTWPDGGVPNTTKALLEFRRKVNKSFRGRSCPIVVHCSDGVSRTGSYCLLDMVLNRMAKGAKEIDIAATLEHIRDQRSGAVATKAQFQMVLAAVAEEVQAILKALPQQQTPQPLPPPPPPAQH; encoded by the exons gTTGCTTATTTAACCGTAATGTTTGTTCTCAACGCGAATTGTGCTTTGATG atcATGCATTTGGCAAATGCATTCCAAAATATGATAATGGAGCCGGAGAATACAC gtacaaattaataatgaataacctTATGATTCTACGGGAAGATATGAAATTTCTCTACTACAATGGTTATAGTTGGCCGCATCCTTTTACACAATGCGTACTTCAACAtcgattgaaattgataagatatAGTTTACCACCAGTTGACAATTCGATTTGTAATCAATACTTAAGAGTACCTGACGGCAGACAA AATGATGATGGAAATTTTGCGGACTTCTACAAACAACCTGATGTGTATGTGGGTGCGGAAGATATTGGTCAAGATCGTGAATACTATCccgatatag ATTATGAATATCGTCGAAATATTATTAACCGAAATAGACTTCAAGGAACTCCTTTGTATTTACCGTGGATGCCAG GCTCTAGACAACAACAGTACGAAGAAGATCCAAGTGCGTTAGTTTATGGTCAACCAAGATTCCGCCCGGATTACAACACGCTGGAAGGATTTAGAGCAGGCGAAGAAATGAAGGATACTGTGGACGACGAGTGGAAAAAATTGAGACAAATGGACATGCTATCAAAGGGTACAGACAATTCCAATAAAGCTTATACGGAAGGTGGTTTAGTGTTCTTGCCGAAAAAGG GATGGATATTTATAGGAGCTAATGGCGAGGAGGATGAAGTAATGTTTAgtgatttcattaataattatgattcagAATCGGGTTGGGCCGGATTCAAAAGACCCGAACGATTGGACGTTAAAAAACCAGGAccattctttaaattaaataatttcgta aaaaatgACGAAGGGGGTGAACCAAAATCATCAGAGGATATAACGAAAACTGTTG ATGCAACAACTTTGCTAGGAACAAACCGAAAAACGGATTCAGAggataataaatcaacaaatcCTAAGACATCAACAAAATTAACTCAAGATGATTTCAAAACCACTTATGTAAGCAAAATTGCACCAGAAGAAGAAAAATATGGACAGAAAAAAGAAAAGACAAAGGATAAAATGGATGATACGGATGATGATAATTATGAAGTGGTCGACACTTCTTATGTTTGCATCCGACTAAAAGAAAA gataAGTAATCCAGATAGAGGAGAGAAACTACTTAAAACGCTGGCAAGTATCATCAACGTTGAATTTAAATCTATGGTGAATGCTCG ttttgaaGAATCTGAGATTACATTCCAGATACTCCCAAGTGCTGGAATTAATGTTACAGaattagtgaaaaaaatagaaacaatgAAGAACAAATTCGCAAAGAAAACGGGTTATACCATTGACTTTGTGAGCATTGGAGATAag gccAAGACACCATCAGTGATGATGAGTTCGACATACGAAGACAGTAAAAATTTCGAATGGATTTTCATGTCAGTCGCAGCTGTGTGCGCGGTAGTAGCCTCAGCTGCggcgttattaattattagaagaCATTCaagatataaaaacaaatttgaggGGTTGATTGGTAGTAGTGCGGAAGTCAGTAAAGATTAtcag gaATTATGCCGAGCACGAATGTCGAATAAGAAAGAAGAACCGAATGCCGCGTCCCAGAGAATAGCAAGCTTGTCAAAAGATCCAGACAACAGTCCTTCTTCAAGGTCAAGCACGTCTTCGTg GGGAGAGGAACCGGTCTTATCGAACATGGATATATCTACCGGACACATGGTTTTG GCGTATATGGAAGATCATTTGAACAACAAGAACCGATTGGACAGCGAATGGGCAGCGCTATGTGCGTACGAGGCGGAACCGTGTGCGGTGAATGTCGCAAGAAAG CCGGACAACGCCAAGAAGAATCGTTACATCAACGCACTGCCATACGATCACGCCAGAGTTGTGATCAACGAGTATGCCAATATGAACAACTCGGACTACATAAACGCATCAACAATA ACTGACCACGATCCGCGTAACCCGGCGTACATTGCAACACAAGGACCGTTAGCCGAGACGTCGGCGGACTTTTGGCAAATGGTGTGGGAACAAGGCTGCGTAGTGATCGTCATGTTGACTAGACTGGTTGAGAACGACGTGGTGTTGTGTCACCGTTACTGGCCGGAAGAAGGATCGGAACTCTATCACATATACGAG gtgcaTTTGGTGAGCGAACACATATGGTGCGACGATTACTTGGTAAGGAGCTTTTATTTGAAGAATTTGAAAACCGGAGAGACCAGGACCGTTACTCAATTCCACTTCTTGACATGGCCAGACGGAGGCGTACCGAACACTACCAAAGCTCTGTTGGAGTTCCGCAG gaaagTAAACAAGTCGTTCCGTGGCAGATCTTGTCCTATTGTCGTGCATTGCAG CGATGGTGTTAGTCGTACTGGTTCGTATTGCCTATTGGACATGGTGCTTAATCGTATGGCGAAAGGAGCTAAGGAGATCGATATAGCTGCTACCCTGGAGCACATCCGTGATCAGCGTTCGGGAGCGGTGGCGACTAAGGCGCAATTCCAAATGGTTCTGGCCGCCGTGGCCGAAGAAGTGCAAGCCATATTGAAAGCTTTGCCCCAGCAACAGACACCTCAACCTTTACCTCCGCCTCCACCACCAGCCCAACATTGA
- the LOC100163602 gene encoding receptor-type tyrosine-protein phosphatase N2 isoform X3 has protein sequence MIGPLIKVAFITTVLICGVHCERYIGRTLEWKKRTGCLFNRNVCSQRELCFDDHAFGKCIPKYDNGAGEYTYKLIMNNLMILREDMKFLYYNGYSWPHPFTQCVLQHRLKLIRYSLPPVDNSICNQYLRVPDGRQNDDGNFADFYKQPDVYVGAEDIGQDREYYPDIDYEYRRNIINRNRLQGTPLYLPWMPGSRQQQYEEDPSALVYGQPRFRPDYNTLEGFRAGEEMKDTVDDEWKKLRQMDMLSKGTDNSNKAYTEGGLVFLPKKGWIFIGANGEEDEVMFSDFINNYDSESGWAGFKRPERLDVKKPGPFFKLNNFVKNDEGGEPKSSEDITKTVDATTLLGTNRKTDSEDNKSTNPKTSTKLTQDDFKTTYVSKIAPEEEKYGQKKEKTKDKMDDTDDDNYEVVDTSYVCIRLKEKISNPDRGEKLLKTLASIINVEFKSMVNARFEESEITFQILPSAGINVTELVKKIETMKNKFAKKTGYTIDFVSIGDKAKTPSVMMSSTYEDSKNFEWIFMSVAAVCAVVASAAALLIIRRHSRYKNKFEGLIGSSAEVSKDYQELCRARMSNKKEEPNAASQRIASLSKDPDNSPSSRGEEPVLSNMDISTGHMVLAYMEDHLNNKNRLDSEWAALCAYEAEPCAVNVARKPDNAKKNRYINALPYDHARVVINEYANMNNSDYINASTITDHDPRNPAYIATQGPLAETSADFWQMVWEQGCVVIVMLTRLVENDVVLCHRYWPEEGSELYHIYEVHLVSEHIWCDDYLVRSFYLKNLKTGETRTVTQFHFLTWPDGGVPNTTKALLEFRRKVNKSFRGRSCPIVVHCSDGVSRTGSYCLLDMVLNRMAKGAKEIDIAATLEHIRDQRSGAVATKAQFQMVLAAVAEEVQAILKALPQQQTPQPLPPPPPPAQH, from the exons gTTGCTTATTTAACCGTAATGTTTGTTCTCAACGCGAATTGTGCTTTGATG atcATGCATTTGGCAAATGCATTCCAAAATATGATAATGGAGCCGGAGAATACAC gtacaaattaataatgaataacctTATGATTCTACGGGAAGATATGAAATTTCTCTACTACAATGGTTATAGTTGGCCGCATCCTTTTACACAATGCGTACTTCAACAtcgattgaaattgataagatatAGTTTACCACCAGTTGACAATTCGATTTGTAATCAATACTTAAGAGTACCTGACGGCAGACAA AATGATGATGGAAATTTTGCGGACTTCTACAAACAACCTGATGTGTATGTGGGTGCGGAAGATATTGGTCAAGATCGTGAATACTATCccgatatag ATTATGAATATCGTCGAAATATTATTAACCGAAATAGACTTCAAGGAACTCCTTTGTATTTACCGTGGATGCCAG GCTCTAGACAACAACAGTACGAAGAAGATCCAAGTGCGTTAGTTTATGGTCAACCAAGATTCCGCCCGGATTACAACACGCTGGAAGGATTTAGAGCAGGCGAAGAAATGAAGGATACTGTGGACGACGAGTGGAAAAAATTGAGACAAATGGACATGCTATCAAAGGGTACAGACAATTCCAATAAAGCTTATACGGAAGGTGGTTTAGTGTTCTTGCCGAAAAAGG GATGGATATTTATAGGAGCTAATGGCGAGGAGGATGAAGTAATGTTTAgtgatttcattaataattatgattcagAATCGGGTTGGGCCGGATTCAAAAGACCCGAACGATTGGACGTTAAAAAACCAGGAccattctttaaattaaataatttcgta aaaaatgACGAAGGGGGTGAACCAAAATCATCAGAGGATATAACGAAAACTGTTG ATGCAACAACTTTGCTAGGAACAAACCGAAAAACGGATTCAGAggataataaatcaacaaatcCTAAGACATCAACAAAATTAACTCAAGATGATTTCAAAACCACTTATGTAAGCAAAATTGCACCAGAAGAAGAAAAATATGGACAGAAAAAAGAAAAGACAAAGGATAAAATGGATGATACGGATGATGATAATTATGAAGTGGTCGACACTTCTTATGTTTGCATCCGACTAAAAGAAAA gataAGTAATCCAGATAGAGGAGAGAAACTACTTAAAACGCTGGCAAGTATCATCAACGTTGAATTTAAATCTATGGTGAATGCTCG ttttgaaGAATCTGAGATTACATTCCAGATACTCCCAAGTGCTGGAATTAATGTTACAGaattagtgaaaaaaatagaaacaatgAAGAACAAATTCGCAAAGAAAACGGGTTATACCATTGACTTTGTGAGCATTGGAGATAag gccAAGACACCATCAGTGATGATGAGTTCGACATACGAAGACAGTAAAAATTTCGAATGGATTTTCATGTCAGTCGCAGCTGTGTGCGCGGTAGTAGCCTCAGCTGCggcgttattaattattagaagaCATTCaagatataaaaacaaatttgaggGGTTGATTGGTAGTAGTGCGGAAGTCAGTAAAGATTAtcag gaATTATGCCGAGCACGAATGTCGAATAAGAAAGAAGAACCGAATGCCGCGTCCCAGAGAATAGCAAGCTTGTCAAAAGATCCAGACAACAGTCCTTCTTCAAG GGGAGAGGAACCGGTCTTATCGAACATGGATATATCTACCGGACACATGGTTTTG GCGTATATGGAAGATCATTTGAACAACAAGAACCGATTGGACAGCGAATGGGCAGCGCTATGTGCGTACGAGGCGGAACCGTGTGCGGTGAATGTCGCAAGAAAG CCGGACAACGCCAAGAAGAATCGTTACATCAACGCACTGCCATACGATCACGCCAGAGTTGTGATCAACGAGTATGCCAATATGAACAACTCGGACTACATAAACGCATCAACAATA ACTGACCACGATCCGCGTAACCCGGCGTACATTGCAACACAAGGACCGTTAGCCGAGACGTCGGCGGACTTTTGGCAAATGGTGTGGGAACAAGGCTGCGTAGTGATCGTCATGTTGACTAGACTGGTTGAGAACGACGTGGTGTTGTGTCACCGTTACTGGCCGGAAGAAGGATCGGAACTCTATCACATATACGAG gtgcaTTTGGTGAGCGAACACATATGGTGCGACGATTACTTGGTAAGGAGCTTTTATTTGAAGAATTTGAAAACCGGAGAGACCAGGACCGTTACTCAATTCCACTTCTTGACATGGCCAGACGGAGGCGTACCGAACACTACCAAAGCTCTGTTGGAGTTCCGCAG gaaagTAAACAAGTCGTTCCGTGGCAGATCTTGTCCTATTGTCGTGCATTGCAG CGATGGTGTTAGTCGTACTGGTTCGTATTGCCTATTGGACATGGTGCTTAATCGTATGGCGAAAGGAGCTAAGGAGATCGATATAGCTGCTACCCTGGAGCACATCCGTGATCAGCGTTCGGGAGCGGTGGCGACTAAGGCGCAATTCCAAATGGTTCTGGCCGCCGTGGCCGAAGAAGTGCAAGCCATATTGAAAGCTTTGCCCCAGCAACAGACACCTCAACCTTTACCTCCGCCTCCACCACCAGCCCAACATTGA